AGTCTCCTACACTAATCTCTTCAATATTTCTTGTAGATAATACTCTCTCATCAACACCTTCAAAATGACCACAAATTAAGGAAAAGGATTTTTCTAATGATAGATCTTGCGCAAGTTTTTGATTAAAAACTTTACCTCTCGGTGAAAGATACAAAATCCTATCTCCTTTATTAATGTTTTGATCGATAGAATTTGCTAAAACATCTGGTTTTAATAACATACCCGTTCCACCACCATAGGGAGTATCATCAACTGTTTTATGTTTGTCTGTAGCTGCATCTCTAATATTTATCACATTCAAACTCCACAATTTTTTAGACATTGCTTTACCGTAAAGACCTTTGCCTAAAGGCCCAGGAAAAATATCTGGATAAAGTGTAAACACTTGAGCTAGCAACATAAATATTCTTTACTTTATTTCTTCTCTTCCTTTTTAGCTTCTGCTTTTGGAGCTTCCTCTTTTTTAGCTTCTGCTTTTGGAGCTTCCTCTTTTTTAGCTTCTGCTTTNNNNNNNNNNNNNNNNNNNNNNNNNNNNNNNNNNNNNNNNNNNNNNNNNNNNNNNNNNNNNNNNNNNNNNNNNNNNNNNNNNNNNNNNNNNNNNNNNNNN
The DNA window shown above is from Candidatus Pelagibacter sp. RS39 and carries:
- the trmD gene encoding tRNA (guanosine(37)-N1)-methyltransferase TrmD, translating into MLLAQVFTLYPDIFPGPLGKGLYGKAMSKKLWSLNVINIRDAATDKHKTVDDTPYGGGTGMLLKPDVLANSIDQNINKGDRILYLSPRGKVFNQKLAQDLSLEKSFSLICGHFEGVDERVLSTRNIEEISVGDYVLSGGETAALVVLDSVLRLLPGVLGNDKSASEETFENGLLEYPQYTKPQIWEEKSVPDVLLSGDHAKIKDWRLSQSEAITRDRRPDLWHKYKKN